The following nucleotide sequence is from Oscillospiraceae bacterium.
TTCGCAATGGTCTTTTTCTGGATCGCCTCGATGTGTTCCGTCCCGCTGCAAATTTTCAAATACGCCGCTGCGGGCGACCTCTTTTTCACGGGGCTTTTTGCGCTTTTGTATCTGCTCTGGGTCACGGTTTTGACATTGCTTTCAAGGCGGGTCGGTCGCTTTCGGTTCGCGGCGGTTTTGCTCTATCCGATTTTGTTGGCGGTGATGCTGGCCGTTTTCGCGGTGTCGGCGTTCAATAAGCTGTTCGGCTTGAATGTCCGCTGGAAAGGCAGAGCCGTCCCCACGCGCGAAAAATCCGAAGACCCGGACGAAAAGGAGGAAAATTGCGCATGCAGGTGATCTTTTTGCCCATCGGATGGACGCTTGTCCTCTGTTTTGTCGTCTGGCCGGTTCTGCAAGTCGGCGCGGCGTTGGTCGCCCTGTTTTTGCCCGACCGCATTTATACGCCCGACCGCTTCTTTTTCAAAGCCCACCGGTTCGAGCGGGAGGGCCGCATCTACGATAAAATCTTCAAGGTCAGCCGTTGGAAGCACCTGCTGCCGGACGGCGGCATGGTCTGGAAGAAGCACGGATTTGCAAAGAAGCGCCTGACGGATTTTTCGCCGCAAAACCTTTCACGGTTTTTAATCGAGTCGGCGCGCGGCGAGCTGACCCATTGGCTGGCGATTCTACCCTTTTGGGTATTCGGATTTTTCACCCCGCCGGGCGTGGTGTGGCTGATGCTTTTATACGCGCTCGCCGTCAACATGCCCTGCATCCTCGCCCAGCGCTACAACCGCCCGCGCATCAAACGGGTGATGGAGAGAAAAAGGGGATAAGTTGAAAACTGTAAATTTTTGTGATATATTTATTTTAATTAATCCAGCGAACAACTGACTAGGATATGAGGTTTTAGATATGAATAAAAAATTAAAAGAAAATTTTAAGATCATCGGATTCATTTGTCTTTTAATGCTTTTAATTTTATATTTCATTTTTTCAAAACAATTAAATATTTATTCAAGAATAGGCAATCTAATCATAACACTTCCTCTTATTTTAGTATTATTTATGTATATAATAAGCTTTTCTGTTTTTCACAGAATAATTGTTTTCTTACTCAATTGTTATGATGAACTCTATATTTTATATATAATATTTATATCGTTGGGAGCATGTGCAGAATATAGTAAAGATAAAAACTCTATAGTAGCGTTAATTACTTTAATAGCCGGTATAGCTTTTGATATTTTTATATTAATAAATTATAGTAAAACAATTATTATTAGCTATTCTAAAAACAAGTTATCTTTAAAAGACCTCCACCACTTCATAATAGGATTTTTAGGTTCAATCACCGCTTTTGTGAATCTTTATTGTATAGCATTTATTTATTCTCAAAATGCATTCACGGGCATTGATACAACAAGTACTTTATCTATATTTGTGGACATCTACTTATTTGCTGTTCAGATTTTCTCTCTCCAAACAATAGTAAATATTGTTCCAAATTGCACTATAGCAAAAACTATTTGCCTTATTGAAATGTTATTTTTCACTTTTTTTATTGTTATAATTGTTTTGAATATTATTGGTAATAAACTCGAAGATGGTAGCAAAAAATGAATTATATCAAAAATGTTACTAGAATTATAAGGAGGAATAAATAGTGGGTTTATATATTGAAGTACCATATGAAGAAAACGATCAGGCACAAGAAAAAGGTGCGATCTGGGATGACCGAGAAAAAATGTGGTTTGTACAATCTAGAGATGAGTATAGCAAATTTATTAAGTGGATTAATGGAAATATTATTGCGCTAGATGAATTTTTTATAATCAAAGGAAATCAAAAATGTTTTCGCTGTGGACAAGTTACCCCTGTGATTGCATTTGGCTTTGAGAAATATTATGCTATTGATACAATTGAAGATACTGATAAAATAATTTATTCATGTGAAAACATTCTTATTAGCGATGCCCCCGACAATATTCCACCACATTTTAAAAACCTTCTACATGACAATTTTAATTTTTATTGGGACCTTTCTAAAACCATTAATAAATTCTATAATAGTAATCATTGTCAATATTGTAGCGTTATACAAGGCAATTATTACTTATTTAATGAAGATGAAAGTCCTTTCTTTATAGATGGAATTGAACAAGCAGAAAAACTCATTGTTTATCGAATAAATATCGAAAACGATATTCCTTTAATAGTTAATAGTGAGACATTCAATAATTTCATTGATAAAACCTTTAAACAGCACCTACATTACGTCAATACGAATTGGAATTGGGAATAGTCGGAGGAAAACCATGAATATACTTCAAACTATATACAATACTATTTTTAACTTTCTTGCTAATCTTACAATAGAACAAATAACACTTATTTCAATATTTGTAACCCTAATTATCTTTTTATCCGGTAGAAAATCTGAAGTAAAATTTAAAAAACTGGAGCTCCGGCGAGAAGAATACAAAAAATTCATCCACTTGCTTCAAAAAGTTTATACAAATAAAATTAAGCCAGATGAAAAGACAAAAAATGAATTTTTCGAGTCAGGTGCCTCTTTATTAATTTATGGTTCAAAAAAGATATATAAGAAATACGTTTTTTTCAGAGAATACACGACAAATCCTTTAATTGTAAACAATAAACACAACACAAAAGAAATAGGATTATACATCATCGCCGATATTTTACAGACTATCCGACATGAAGTTGGAATGTCTCGGTTTGGTGAACTTGAATCAAATGAGGTTCTATCCTTCTATGTAAATGATATTGGTATGAACCCACTTTCAAAAATTCAATCATATCAAGCGAAATATAATATTTTCATTATAAAAGCCGAATTGTTTGCATTCAATAGATGCAAATTCACGTTTACAAAAAAGATTTATTATTATTTTATTAAACCTGTTTTTGGCCTATTAGGACTATTTTTAAAATACATTTTTGTAATACCATTAGGACGATTTCTTAAAATTCTTTTTCCTAAATGGGCAGATCAAATTGAAAAAGAGAATGGTAACTCATCTCCCCACTAAATTTCACAAAACAGTTGACATCTTTGCCTTTCTTCGCTTATAATGCTATTAAGTTCCGGGATTGGACGGAAAAAGGTCTTAAAACTTTTTGGGAGAACTTTATGAAACCCAACCAGACAGCGCGTTATTATTACTTTTATTACTTCTTTTGGAACAAATCAAAAGAAGTGATTCGCGTTGCCAATAACTGAGACCTTAAAGGGGTTCACCCGATAAGAAATCACAGGGCCGTGCAGAATCACTGCACAGGCCCTTTTTGATTTAAAACAGAGAGAAAACCTTTTGAAAAAGGTTAAGGCAAGCCAAAACTTCCGATAATAAAATAACAGACAGCGAAAGGAAAGACAACTATGATAGCGGTATTAAAACACGGAACCTCCAAGGAGCAGCGCGACAGCTTAATCAAATGGTTCGAGGGCATGGGGCTTTCGACCTACGTCTCCGAGGGCGAATATCACACCATCATCGGCCTGGTCGGCG
It contains:
- a CDS encoding DUF5710 domain-containing protein is translated as MGLYIEVPYEENDQAQEKGAIWDDREKMWFVQSRDEYSKFIKWINGNIIALDEFFIIKGNQKCFRCGQVTPVIAFGFEKYYAIDTIEDTDKIIYSCENILISDAPDNIPPHFKNLLHDNFNFYWDLSKTINKFYNSNHCQYCSVIQGNYYLFNEDESPFFIDGIEQAEKLIVYRINIENDIPLIVNSETFNNFIDKTFKQHLHYVNTNWNWE